In one window of Solanum pennellii chromosome 2, SPENNV200 DNA:
- the LOC114076074 gene encoding uncharacterized protein LOC114076074, whose translation MMCKIGLGMTVQYSFDQEQSPEFSQENRGVPNSECGVQDNQQEVNYDIPNLFSSSDGFKIPFLSDLQSYPHGHFLNFQSLQDDTILSSGNQHQGSFFTTTSVNHFPPVLSQNQVFSHREPLQSSFFPLMSDPLSTQLETLSYGFSNDGFSGIISSASRIQGEEEQATFFTAS comes from the exons ATGATGTGCAAGATAGGCTTGGGTATGACCGTCCAA TATTCATTTGATCAAGAACAGAGTCCAGAATTTAGCCAAGAAAACAGAGGTGTTCCCAATTCCGAATGTGGAGTTCAAGACAACCAGCAAGAGGTGAATTATGACATCCCAAACTTGTTTTCATCATCTGATGGTTTCAAG ATTCCATTTTTAAGTGATCTCCAGAGCTACCCACATGGGCATTTTCTCAATTTCCAGTCTTTACAAGATGACACAATCCTATCCTCTGGTAATCAGCATCAAGGCAGCTTCTTCACCACCACTTCAGTTAATCATTTCCCACCAGTTTTAAGTCAAAATCAGGTGTTTTCTCACAGGGAACCCCTTCAGTCCAGTTTCTTCCCTCTAATGAGTGATCCATTAAGCACACAACTTGAGACCCTTTCATATGGATTTTCCAATGATGGTTTCTCAGGAATAATTTCTAGTGCTTCAAGAATTCAAGGGGAAGAGGAGCAGGCTACATTTTTTACTGCTTCTTGA
- the LOC107009317 gene encoding pyruvate decarboxylase 1, giving the protein MEGNNAIGSTAQSASVPANSPCGAGTLGRHLARRLVQIGVKDVFSVPGDFNLTLLDHLIAESELNLIGCCNELNAGYAADGYARAKGVGACVVTFTVGGLSVLNAIAGAYSENLPVICIVGGPNSNDYGTNRILHHTIGLPDFSQELRCFQTVTCSQAVVNNLDDAHELIDTAISTALKESKPVYISIGCNLPGIAHPTFAREPVPFYLAPKVSNQLGLEAAVEAAAEFLNKSVKPVIVGGPKVRVGKAQKAFVELADACGYPLAVMPSGKGLVPEHHPSFIGTYWGAVSSSFCGEIVESADAYVFVGPIFNDYSSVGYSLLIKKEKLIVVEPHRVTIGNGPSFGWVFMTDFLSALAKKLKKNSTALENHHRIYVPPGVALKREKDELLRVNILFKHIQEMLSGNTAVIAETGDSWFNCQKLNLPENCGFEFQMQYGSIGWSVGATLGYAQAAKDKRIIACIGDGSFQVTAQDISTMIRCAQKNIIFLINNGGYTIEVEIHDGPYNVIKNWDYTGLVNAIHNGEGKCWTAKVKTEEDLTEAIATATSTHKDSLCFIEVFVHKDDTSKELLEWGSRVSAANSRPPNPQ; this is encoded by the exons ATGGAAGGTAACAATGCAATTGGTTCCACGGCTCAGTCAGCTTCAGTTCCAGCGAACTCTCCGTGTGGAGCTGGAACTCTGGGTCGGCACTTGGCTCGTCGGCTAGTACAAATCGGTGTGAAGGATGTGTTTTCGGTTCCCGGCGACTTCAACTTGACGTTGCTCGATCATCTGATTGCCGAGTCGGAGCTAAATTTGATCGGCTGCTGTAACGAACTTAACGCTGGGTACGCCGCCGACGGGTACGCACGTGCGAAAGGGGTGGGAGCATGTGTAGTGACGTTTACTGTAGGGGGACTAAGTGTGCTTAATGCTATTGCTGGGGCATACAGTGAGAATTTGCCTGTGATTTGTATTGTTGGTGGGCCGAATTCGAATGACTATGGTACGAACAGAATTTTGCATCATACTATTGGCCTACCAGATTTTAGCCAGGAACTTAGATGCTTTCAAACTGTTACTTGTTCTCAG GCAGTGGTGAATAACTTGGATGATGCACATGAATTGATTGATACTGCAATTTCAACTGCTCTAAAAGAGAGCAAGCCAGTTTACATTAGCATAGGTTGTAATTTGCCTGGGATCGCTCACCCAACATTTGCTAGAGAACCTGTTCCATTCTATCTTGCTCCAAA GGTCAGCAATCAACTAGGATTAGAAGCAGCTGTTGAAGCAGCAGCAGAGTTCTTGAACAAGTCTGTGAAACCGGTTATTGTGGGAGGTCCCAAAGTAAGAGTGGGAAAAGCACAAAAGGCCTTTGTGGAACTTGCTGATGCCTGTGGCTATCCGTTGGCAGTAATGCCATCTGGTAAGGGACTGGTGCCAGAGCACCACCCTAGTTTCATTGGGACATACTGGGGAGCAGTGAGTTCTAGTTTTTGTGGGGAGATTGTTGAATCAGCGGATGCTTATGTCTTTGTCGGCCCCATATTCAATGACTACAGCTCTGTTGGATACTCATTGCTGATTAAGAAGGAGAAGTTGATTGTTGTTGAACCTCATCGTGTGACTATTGGAAATGGCCCCTCCTTTGGTTGGGTTTTCATGACTGATTTCTTAAGTGCATTGGCCAAAAAGCTGAAGAAGAATTCCACTGCTTTGGAAAATCACCATCGTATTTATGTCCCTCCGGGTGTTGCCTTGAAACGCGAGAAGGATGAACTTCTTCGAGTCAATATACTCTTCAAGCACATTCAG GAAATGCTAAGCGGTAACACTGCAGTGATTGCTGAGACCGGGGACTCATGGTTCAATTGTCAGAAGCTAAATCTTCCAGAAAATTGCGG GTTTGAATTCCAGATGCAGTATGGATCCATTGGCTGGTCAGTCGGTGCTACTCTCGGTTATGCTCAGGCTGCTAAAGATAAACGTATCATTGCCTGCATTGGTGATGGAAGCTTCCAG GTTACTGCTCAGGATATATCAACCATGATAAGATGTGCacaaaagaatattatatttctCATCAACAACGGAGGTTATACCATTGAAGTAGAGATTCATGATGGCCCATATAACGTGATTAAGAATTGGGACTACACTGGTCTTGTGAATGCTATCCATAATGGCGAAGGCAAATGTTGGACAGCAAAG GTAAAGACAGAGGAGGACCTAACTGAGGCTATAGCAACAGCGACAAGCACACACAAGGACTCCTTGTGTTTCATTGAAGTCTTTGTGCACAAGGATGATACTAGCAAAGAGCTTTTGGAATGGGGATCGCGTGTTTCTGCAGCTAATAGCCGTCCTCCTAATCCTCAGTAG